GActgctgtcacagataggaggaagagcctataGTAGCCCGCGGGCGCGAGGCCCAAAGGCACACAGCCGggaggcacaagagagatgaaattgattttacgatttcccttttttaaaaatcgtcctaattaaaaaatccaatttcaatttaaaattgattaatcgtgcagccctacactcTGGACAGGAACCCTCTGGATGTGAACCCTCTGGACAAGAAACCCTCTGGACATGAACCCTCTGGACAGGACCCTTCTGGACATGAACCCTCTGGACAGGACCCCTCTGGACAGAAACCCTCTGGATGTGAACTCTCTGGACAGGAACCCTCTGGATGTGAACCCTCTGGACATGAACCCTCTGGACAGGACCCCTCTGGACAGGAACCCTCTGGAAAGGTCCCCTCTGGACAGGAACCCTCTGGATGTGAACCCTCTGGACAGGACCCCTCTGGACAGAAACCCTCTGGATGTGAACCCTCTGGACAGGAACCCTCTGGACAGAAACCCTCTGGACAGGAACCCTCTGGAAAGGTCCCCTCTGGACAGGAACCCTCTGGACGTGAACCCTCTGGACATGAACTCTCTGGACAGGACCCTTCTGGACATGAACCCTCTGGACAGGACCCCTCTGGACAGAAACCCTCTGGATGTGAACTCTCTGGACAGGAACCCTCTGGATGTGAACCCTCTGGACATGAACCCTCTGGACAGGACCCCTCTGGACAGGAACCCTCTGGAAAGGTCCCCTCTGGACAGGAACCCTCTGGACGTGAACCCTCTGGACATGAACTCTCTGGACGTGAACCCTCTGGACAGGACCCCTCTGGACAGGATCCCTCTGGACAGGATCCCTCTGGACATGAACCCTCTGGACAGGACCCCTCTGGACGTGAAGGGGGAAAATCACGTTTaaaacagcctgattatctttaaATGTGAACCCcgctttaccttaccttaccttatcttgtcttatcttgtcctaCCTTGTCTcatcttgttttatcttgtccaaccttgtcttgtcttaccttatcttgtcttatcttgtcctaCCTTGTCTTGTCCTGTCTTACCATATCTTGTCCTAccttgtctcatcttatcttgtcttaccttgtcCTACCTCATCTTTTCTTGTCTTACCTTACAATAACCACGAtatgaaggtcctgggttcgattccaacaccagtcgatgggggggtgggacctttctgtgtggagtttgcatgttctccccgtgtctgcgtgggttctctctgggtactggggcttcctcccaccatccaaagacatgtactaataggttaattggttaatctaaattgcccataggtgtgaatgtgagagtgattgtttgtctctatatgttcagccctgcgatgaatgtccagggtgtaccccgcctttgcccctatgtaggctccaagcgaccctcgtgaccctagtgaggataaagcaggttcagataatgaatgaatgaatgaatgaatgaatgaatatatatatatatatatatatatatatatatatatatatatatatatatatatatatatatatatgtctggtcacttgtggtttacagtcgtcttctggtcctcactctacctggaccatgcagactaaagctgggacaaagcagcagagtcctgtatgggatttctttgagtGATGCGtggggtcattttttttttttcctcactgcaTGGGTGCGtgaatgacagagacagagcggagctgaatgacagcATCAGACTATCAGACAtcaaaactaagtgaattagagaaaacaagtcagaactaaataaaactaaactataaataaaaatccaaaacaattataaccttggttcaaactGCACTTATGTTTCTGTAATAGAAATTCTACGTTCATGTCATTCCCATTtgtttaaagaatagtttgtaatggaaacattttcataatgtaattttgttttttactctctaaaacatagacattAGACATAAAACATTTGGATTTGACATCATTTCTATGTTCTTGAGTTCTTATTCTTGTCCTGGTCCGGTCCACTACAGACCACATTCCTGGTCCGGTCCACTACAGACCACATTgggctgggttagggttaggattagggttaagtCCTGAACAATCCGTGTGCCAGCTGATTGACGGTGCAGGAAAACTAACAATTCACTCCTACTCTGAACACAAATGTCTGTATGTTTTGCTCCTTATGTTTCCATTTTGCTTTACTTCTAACACCATTCTTCATCTGTTGCAGTGGGTTTTCCATCACTTGTTCATACACATCAAAGCCTTGACAAAATGATTCCACCCAAAACAGGTGAATATAGCCCCGCCCCCCACCCATagcaatattaatttaaattaattcatataaactcaaacatatattaactgatacaaatatattattacaaatattaaattatttaactcattgttgtattttGGCTGCCTCCACCACAATAATATGAGCAAATTAAACcactgctgttattattattattattattattattattattattattattattatatttttgtattattattattattattattattattattattattattattattactaatataacaattattattttccccctcactcccccctctctctttctccctttcaTTCACTCTCCCCTCTTCTCTTTTTCCTTATTGTCCCTTACCAAACTATATTGTGTAGTTATTCTTTATGTTTATTATctgtttcattgtaatatgatgttgtcattgttgttgtttttggtttgtttatttgtttgaatttccctttgtttatttgctgttgtttttctgtccacagtgtCCTGTTAACTATGACTGCTTCTACACACACCACTGTGgaactggtactggtactggtactggtgctgGTACTGGAACTTGAACTGGAACTGGTGCTAGTACTGGTACCGGTACTGGTATTTATACTGGACGAAGGAATGTGTGGACCATGAGGACCTTCCACTGACCTGGGATCAGCTCTGTTGTCCAGTGCTGATATAATCCTATTAAATTACCTTCCAATCAAACAAGACAACAACAACCAAACCTGTGAATGGTTCATATCTGTGGAAAAGTCTGCTTTAAATGGTTTCTCACATCATTCTTCCTGTTCCTTCTGCATCATGATGACAAAGAAGCTGGTTCATCCTCTTGAGACAAAGGACCTCAGTCACACACACGTGGACACACACTGtcatcgtctctctctctctctctctctctctctctctctctctctctctcacacacacacacacacacacacacacacacagccaacaCAGAGGTCTGCTGTCATACACCTCTCATTAATTCCTACCTGTCAAGCGGCTCCCCCTACCGTATCGGCCCCCCAAAGGTGACAGCTTTCCAATGACTGACAAAGGCTCTTTAGGTGATACAGAAGATCCCTAGCAACCGGCAGCTTCTGTAAAGTGCCCCTCAAATGTCACTTTTGCTGCTGGGagacgtgcgcacacacacacccacacacagtatTTTTAAAACAGAGGCCTGCTCTCAAGTCTTCAGCCGTCTCTGACATCCAGAGGCTGTGGATGTCACACAGGCCTCAGCTCTTAAAGCTTTTAACATCCATACAGATGCCGTTGTTTGACAGTGCTATTGGTGGATGCTATTGTTGCGTGTCGTTTTACCCCCGAGTGCATTGGATTTGcttgttttttctgttgtaagAGGCAGATAAGGAATAGCAAGAAACAGAGGCAGACTTTGGCTGCGTGTCCATTCAACTGTCAGGAGCTGAGTGGCATCAGCAAACGATGTTGATGTTGACTGAAACTGGTGAGGTTGAGGTCGAACCCATCTGGTACTGGAATCAGTCAGGTGTCAGGGAGAGCAGCCTTACCTGAGTTTGGACTGAGACGCATTAGGAGGAACAGACACAGAAGACATGGACCTGGAGGACGGGTTAGagtcagggttagagttaaggttagggtcaggggtaaggttagagggttagggtcagggttagggtcaggggtagggtcagggttagagttagggttagagggttagggtcagggttagagttaggattaggattagggttagtgttagagggttagggttagagttagggtcagggttagagggttagggttagggttagggtcagggtttgagggttaaggccagggttagggtaagggtcagggttagagttagggtcagagttagagggttagggttagaggtttagggttagggtaagagggttagggttaaggttagagggttagagttaggattagagggttagggttagagttggggttagagggttagggttagagttagggttggagTTAAagtcagggttagagggctagggttagagttaagtttagggtcagggttagagttagggttagggttggggttagggatagggttagagttagagttagggttggggttagggttagggtcagggttaggggtaggggtagggatagggttagggttggggttagggtcaggattagggttagggtcgggGTTAGGGTGAaggttggggtcagggttagggttaatcttaaggttagggttggggttagggtttagggttagggttagggttttgtgccagatacaagatgttGTTATAAgatacgggtgtatcaaattggaggctaatcggagtcattttgaattttctatgaattttcgaaaattgctcaatgatgagagatagaaaaatttgggattttgtgaccttgctgtgaccttgaactttggcctacttggcccaaaatttaatgggctcgttccagggcctaggcctatctgtgggtaaaatttggtaaagatggttgtaatagttttcccgtaaagttgctaacaaacaaacaaacactcaaacaaacaaacacaaagcaaagtgatcaaaatacctcctggtggaggtaataacactgGAACTGGCATCACTCCTCCATGCTATTATGTTGGACTTCAGTTAAAGTGCACATCCATTACAGTTTTTCCCTAAATGTTTCAGTCTTTTTAGGTGGATTTTATGAGACCAGTTTGTGTGTAAATTGTCACTTTTCTACTGCTGCACAAACTCCATGACTGACTTTCATGACACCCTAAGGAGAAGGGGGGCATCTCTTCAGAGAACCGAGTTTCAGTTTCAAGAGGCTGAGAGAGAGTTAGAGATTGAGCTAGAAAGTGAGCTAGAAGGTGAGCTGCGTTCATTGCTAACTCCTTTGACTTGACGAAGTAACTGCTTGGTGATAACCGTAGTGGTCGGCTCACCTGCTCAGCTAACACTTTTCTGCATGACACTCTGATTGATCCAATGAGAGAACAGGAGCTTGAACCCACCAGAGCCCTCATCAACCCAGCCACCCCAACAACATTTGACCTGGGGGAGCCGAACCTCATCATTCAGGCAGCATGCTCAGCCTCTGCTCCAGGCCCAGTGGAATACCACACATTGTGAACAAGCGCTGACCCCAGCTCCAGTGCCACCTCTGGAAAATCTTGAAGGTGATATGGCAAAGGGGAAGAACTGCTGACCAGTGGAGGTGCGCAGAAAGAGTGTGGATCCACTAAGAGGAAAACTCAAAGAGCATCTGTGAGTTTTGGTCCATCTCACTGCTGAGTGTCAAAGGGAAGGTGTTCTTCGGCATTGTTTCTCATAGACTTGCAGTTTTTCCCCTAGAACAACTACATCAGTACCTCTGTGCAGGTACTGTTTCCCAGGGTTCCTGGTTGCTTCGAGTGCACTGATGCAGTAATACAGCTCATCAGAGAAGCCCATGAGAACAGAGGTGACTTATTTGTGCTGTGGCTGGATTTGGCCAGTGCATATGGACCCATCCCACACAGATTAGTTGAACTCACACTTCACCCCCACTATGCCTGAACTATTACAACAAATTCAGGCTAAGGGTCACCCCTGGGGCAACAACATCAGACTGGCATTGGCTGGAAAAAGAGATAATAACTGGGTGTTCCATCTCAGTCGTCCTCTTTGCCCTGGTGATGAATATAGTGGGCAGGTCAGCTGAGGTGGAATGCAGAGGTCCTCTGACCGGGTCTGGTGTGCAGCAGCCCCCAATAAGAGCATTCATGGATGACCTCACTGTCACAGCAACATTGGTCCCAGGAGGGAGGTGGCTCTTGTAAGGCCTTGAGAAACTGGTCACTTGGTCAAGGATGACCGTCAAGCCCACCAAATCAAGATCCATGGTGCTGAAAAGGGGAAAAGTGGTTGATAAATTCCACTTCTCCTTGGCTGGAACTGACATCTCCTCCATCACTGAGAAGTCAGTGAAGAGTCTGGGGAAGCTTTTTTGATGCATTGCTGAAAGACACTGCCACCTTTCAGTCGTCCAAAAAAGAGCTGGAAAGTTGGCTGACCAAGGTTGACAAGTCAGACCTGTCAGGCAGATTCAAGGCCTGGATCTACCAGCATTCCACCAAAAGTCCTGTGGCCACTACTGGTTTACTCAGTTCCAGTAGCAACAGTGGAGTCCCCAGAAAGGAAGATCACTAGCTTTCTTTGCAGGTGGTTGGGCCTCCCCCACAGCCTCAGCAGTGCAGCCCTCTATGCAGTGGCAGTGATATATTTACACCAGAGGTGTCATTGGGGCAGAAGGtgcaaataaatgaatttttaactATAGATCTTTCATACAAGCATAAACTCCAATCCAACAACGCCACTCTGGGAATTTCACCCAGAGAATTTCTATACCCTCTGTTAACAAATATGACACAATGGGCACACAGGTTTGATTATACAAAGAAGCGGCTTGAGACGTGGTTCCAGATAAAAAATTAAGGTAATTTTTTAATACAAATAGGAATCtttaaaatacagaatataatacATCTTAAAATGTGCACCTAGGGAAAAAGAAACAATTCAAAACAATAAGTTCTTTCAGGGCCGGGCCTTACCAGTGGAAGTAGACCAGGGAGGATGGTGAAGAATCCCAGAAGAGTCACCCCAACCACTTGTGCAggaacacaatcacacacacacacaaacccactttAGGTGAACAATCAAACCAAGTAGTGACAACACAGCAAACCAGAAGAGAAGGGACACCACCACCGACCACACCAGTCCCACTGCCACAGTCGGCCCACAGCTACTGAAAGGACAAAAAGAAAGGAAATTAATTGAAGAGAAATACTCCCAAAGAAATCAAGAACACTTTAAGCAgtgaaaaccaaaaaacacacaaaaagaaaatacactaGACCTTACAAATTGTTAACAAAAGAAATCaaaataacaaatacacaaaataaatacactaaatggaaataaatcaaaaccCAAAATCCCTATATGTAACTTAATTCAAATAATCCAGgttgacagaaaaacaaaacttcacATGGCTAAGACAGGaggtgttaaaatgtgtaaacacAAAGCAAAACACCATGTGACAAACCATACCCATGACAAATTAACCACAAACAAAAGGACAACTCATGACAATAAACCCCTTGCAACACAgtcaataactagaagcactcggagagcgcagacctccgccaaggctgatcagtgggcccccccgtgggcccccccgcccccgaataccaccaaaatttaatcatttcttccttatcccatttccaataaaccctgaaaatttcatccaaatctgtccataactttttgagttatgttgcacactaacaatcagtggccccccctgtgggcccccccacccccgatcaccaccaaaatttaatcatttcttccttatcccatttccaacaaaccctgaaaatttcatccaaatctgtccataactttttgagttatgttgcacactaacggacagacaaacaaacagacagacaaacaaacaaacaaacaaaccctggcaaaaatataacctccttggcggaggtaaaaagaaaacaaacagcctCTAAAAGGCATTTCAGTCATTCCCCCCTGTGGCCAACACAACTGCCCAGTTGTGGATGGCAGAAGAAGCGATGATGGTGGCTAGCTGGCTGTTTGCGTGCACAGAGTTTGGTGAAGCAGCATCCCATCAGTTACCACAGCAAAGCCGGCATCAGTAGCCTTAGCTCTAGCAAGCAAATGTGATTAAAGCACAGCAGCAATTTGAGCAAAGCAAAGCAATTTTCCAGTAAACAAAGCAGCAGTATTTCTTGTTCAGTCCCCAATTACCCACTCAGCATCTAAAAAGGAAACAGCTGATGTTACCAAACCCTAAAATGATAGGCTAACGCTAACACACATACCCTGAGACTGACCAACATGCAAGCGTGCAAGCGTTCATGCCAAATGAGTGTGGGAACCTAGCAAAGAGAGACCTAAAGGAAGTGACAATGGCTGCTAGGTGAAACAATACTAAATATAGGCTGAACTATAACCAAATCGGCAGCTACAACCATACCTGAAGGAGCACAGCACAGGTGCAACCAGACAATGCGGAAGCCAGGGGCAAAGCAAACTGGAAGCGTTCACCATCAGCATCAAAGAGAGCAAGAGGGGCAGACCCACAGTGATCGGCCAATAAGCCAGATGATCCAAACTCAAATCAATCAAACTGCGTGGCATATCTGGTTGCCACATGTGGGACCAGTACCATCTTACAGCTCTCATCCAGTGGTCTCATGGAACAATTTATGGTGGCACACACAAGAGAAGCCCCAGATAGCAAAATTCTTCtggcccagttttggcccacactCCCCATTTTCATGTGGCCCACTTGTGGCCTGGAATGACGGCGTTTACATGGTGTGAGTCTGGCAGCCAGAAGTGAGCCAAACCCGGGCCACAACTTAGCCAGATGTCAGCCAAAAATCAACTGGACCTAACTAATGTGGCCCTAATCTGGCCCACAACTCATGTTTTCTAAGATGGCCCAGAACGGTTTTGGTACTGGCATCAGATGTTGCCCTAATCTAGGCATGAAACAACATGTGTTGTATTCAGCCCATGCGTATTcaaaaaacatcaacaatgaCGTGATTCAATATATACATTTATTCTGAATtgaaaatcattttaaataacatatgccatacataaaaataattcatATTTCTGATAGCACACTATTAAAAAAGTTAAAGTGCAAAGTGAAATATTTCAGTTCTGTCAAACTATTAATTAGCAATTACAATACAATTTCTAATCACTAAAACATATTTTATGGGGGGAAGAAACACGAACACTGCATTTAAATAGTGGAAATGCATTTTAACCATCTTCAATAGCAGTAGCAACATTAACACAATAGTTTCGCCCTaaaaacattaatcattgcaTCGTCTCTCATTTGTTCTCTTCATGTGCTCACTCCGTCCCCCATTGTGGTCAGGTGCATCTGAAGCCATTTAGTTATTCTTCCCTTGATCTCTTGGTCCGTTGCGTCAGAGGTCGGACGATTATGTCGCACAGCcgcttaaaaaataaaaaatacaaagatTCTAAATTGGTGTCAGACTTGTAGTGtgaattcaactataaaaaaatacaaagacaaaGTGAGTCTCTGAGGGAGTCAGTTAAGTCTCAAGACAAACTTACCTATTACAACATTCTTTAGTTGTAAATTCTGGAAGCCAATCTTCCTGTTTAGGCCTCACATGCTGATGCCCATAGCCATGGTGTGCGTGAATGTTGCCCCCATAGTCCACTTCACACACTCCTTAACATTTCCTCCACCTTTAAGCACCAGAGCGTTTCTCTGAAAATTGATATTCTTTGTTAGTTGGTCAGCAGTGCGACATACCCTCACCCTTCCAAATATGTTTGAATATATATATTAGAACTGGTCTAACCAGCATGTGATCTGTGCAATGAAAGCATAACAGTAATGTTTTGTACAGTTCAATAAAAGGTTGTGTGAGTTATTGTTCCCATGGTTATGAAGACCTCCATTATAGGTATCCGTGGGGTCAAACCTGCTGTTAGATAATCTGTGTAATTATGAATCCCtaattttccattgactgtatagCTTGTCAGCTTTTGAGCTATGTTCTTTGAAGCTAACTTAATAAAGAAGAAGGCTAGCACTGGACACCATTTTTCCTCTAAAGTCAAAATTGCTTTCTTACCAGCTGATTTTTTAGGTCAGGAATATTGGTTAGCTGCTCCTCAAGTTTTTCCACAGACTGGCAATCATCTAATAGCAGCAGATCTGGTTCCATACCCATCTCCTCTTCAGTGACCGATTTTAGGGCCTGAACCATGGTAAACAGAATTTTCATTTACTCCATCATCATCTCTTGATTCGTAAGACTCTTTCGTAGAAGTGCTGGGGAAGACAACAGGTTTGGTGAAACAGTAATTAAACAACTGAAATAATATATATTCGATCAACAGCAAATCACTACGTAAGCGATTagttaccataatctaaattaaaatgcatttgaagaaatgcttttacgatttaagaatatggctgctttatttgactcataaataaaattactaatgaaTTATCctatctgcattttcattttcttattcaagacTGCTCATTCTTTTACTTAGTTAAAAGGAAAAACACGTTtgagatttaattttcaaaacattCTCCAGCAAATAattaccaaaattcaatttgaaaattcaaatgcattagtaaatatgctttttcattttaagaatgtggctgcattatttgactcatacATAAAATGAGtaatcaatcatcaatcaatcatttTCTTTCacttaatttcataccctacagtaagaaaggaaaaaaaagttgtgacagTGTGAATTTGGTGCGcactgtcctcttcatggctgatttatgaagggggagcagttttcagggagtagaattcggcactaCATCCATCCCCTCACCCACACCTGTCTGTTCATACAACAGAACCTATGGTTCCCTAGCTAGCGAATGCACCGTGTTGATGAAGACTTCAGACTAACGATTCTTTGCTCCGTCCGAAGATTTTAACCACTGTACCGCGTGATTTAGGAACTAACTAATTACAGAGtgtgtcttattattattattattattttaattcacGCTCTGACAAAGCGGGAATGTAAAAGACGTAACGCTAGCTACTTAGCCTTGTCACTCGACATCCAGTGCAACTTGCCTGTTAGCAACTGAGTGAGGTGAGTTACGTTTGTCTTCGACACACACGGGAAGCTCAGAAACCCTCGCTTTCCCGACGAAATGACATACAGCTTAGGCTACGGAGTCATACATTTATCAAAatgcagaataaaataaataacaccaTAAACTCACCTTGACTTAGTTCTCCGTTCTTCCGCAGcggcttttcttttcttctctttatttttttgctgcTTCCCGCTCATTACAAAAGGAAGTGGCTAGAGCCAATCAGAGCATAGGAAACGAGTCACGTTTTGAACGGCCAATCCTCATTGGTTGGTTGCCTGGCGAATCATATGTGGTGGATAAACATTCTGTAGTTTCATAGGGCTCTTATgtggtttctttattaatgatctgcctgttaagaaactgtttattcttaatctcactTCGTTATTAGTAAAATTTAATGTACATGCAAACAAATTTGCTaaacagaaacccagctttgtggtctttcaaTCTTACTTAAAATCCTACTTGGACTCTCTTAACTTTAGGAATAACTCTAAAGgtgtgaaaactaaagccttatgtaactaatttaagttgtaatgccttattttttatttatttatttattcattcattcattcatttttctcttcttgtttattcttttacttttatttatctatttatttatttatttatttttacttacttacctatatatgtatttatatttaatttcttcctgcctacCTCAAGCATGTATGTTTTCTccatgttctgttgttctatttgtatacggcattatgtaaataaagttttggggggaaaaaagtttCATTGGGCTCGAAAGGGGTGATGTAGTTGTGGCATAAGACCCACTGCATTGTGGGGTTTGAAGGACTTTAAGCAGTGTTTACGCTAGCTGCATGCACAACGCAGCCAGTTGTGGGCCAGATTAGGGCCACATCAGTTAGGTCCGGTTGATTTTTGGCTGACATCTGGCTGAGTTGTGGCCCGGGTTTGGCTCACTTCTGGCTGCCAGACTCACACCATGTAAACGCCGTCATTCCAGGCCACAAGTGGGCCACATGAAAATGGGGAGTGTGGGCCAGAACTGGGCCAGAAGAATCTTGCTATCTGGGTTTGTGCTCTGTTCAGGGCCGGTTCATGGCATAATTCACATAGGTTCTTATGGCCTTGGGGGCCAACCACTGGGGGGGTTgcactattaataataataataataataataataataataataataataataataataatgcctgTTCAAATATGGGCAACATTATTTCAACAGTAATTGGCCCAGATGTGGTACAGACACGTCTGGGCCACATACATCAAAACCACAAACGAGCCACATGTGGCATGCCATCATACAAACAGTGCCATAAGTGCCAGAGCTGGCCCAGATCTGGTTGATATGCTACTTGCCATGTCAGCAGTCAGCCAGGAGTGCCAGTTTAAAACCAGATCTGGCCCACCTATGGCATGGACACACCTGGGCCACATACACCAAACCAGAATCGGCCCACATGTGGCATGCCATCATACAAACGGTGCCATAAGTGCCAGAGCTGGCCCAGATCTGGTTGATATGCTACTTGCCATGTCAGCAGTCAGCCAGGAGTGCCAGTTTAAAACCAGATCTGGCCCACCTGTGGCATGGACACACCTGGGCCACATACACCAAACCAGAATTGGCCCACATGTGGCATGCCATCATACAAACAGTGCCATAAGTGCCAGAGCTGGCCCGGATCTGGTTGACATACCACTTGCCATTGCCAGAGGTCAGCCAGCAGTGCCAGCTTAAAGCCAGATCTGGCCCACACCTGTCTGCTATGTGGGGCCCTTCAGTACAGGGACTCCCAGGACCAGAAAGTCTCAGCAGCCGGCATTAAGGTGAGAACAGGGAGGAAGTGGAGGATGGGGAG
This DNA window, taken from Sphaeramia orbicularis chromosome 11, fSphaOr1.1, whole genome shotgun sequence, encodes the following:
- the LOC115428821 gene encoding repetitive proline-rich cell wall protein 2-like; this translates as MNPLDRTLLDMNPLDRTPLDRNPLDVNSLDRNPLDVNPLDMNPLDRTPLDRNPLERSPLDRNPLDVNPLDRTPLDRNPLDVNPLDRNPLDRNPLDRNPLERSPLDRNPLDVNPLDMNSLDRTLLDMNPLDRTPLDRNPLDVNSLDRNPLDVNPLDMNPLDRTPLDRNPLERSPLDRNPLDVNPLDMNSLDVNPLDRTPLDRIPLDRIPLDMNPLDRTPLDVKGENHV